One genomic segment of Halococcus sediminicola includes these proteins:
- a CDS encoding ABC transporter substrate-binding protein → MANEHTEQKQSRFNQRVCPISALVQNDQTRRKFLTGLGTAGAAGLAGCASSPGEGSSSSGGGSNNSNGSDSSGNSSSVSGSNDAKTLRMNSVQRFGTIDPAKGTDYTQTLALLNMYDPLVFPNSDGELEPHLASEWTVSDDNLTYTFTIRKGATFHSGESVTAEDVKFTLDRFMDINKGFASLLSNILSKESVTVSDERTVEFTLDQVHSPFLATLVLLFIVDKKTILDNKKDGDYQDRGDYGQSYLNNNDAGSGPYTLDSFERQSSISFAKYDDYWDGWDKNAYEGVEVNIITEDSTVRSLMKNGELDMTSQYQSTETFQALEKMEGVRVETIPTVTLFYMKMNTQKSPTDDPAVRKAISHGFNYETVRSEISPGSKQAIGPLAPSFNAHKSNIKQPTYDPKRARQILSDAGYQEGDLKISQAYIQSNNMEEKVGLLFQENMNEIGIDVELNPQTWGTITELATSVKKTPHVNQVFYGPVYPSPDTVFYNQYHSEAASSWISMSHLENDKVDSMIEEARQTVDADARAEIYGKLQNKLVELAPDIFGFVQAKKHGFAKSVQGYTYRPSQSYDYWFHNYHHQ, encoded by the coding sequence ATGGCTAACGAGCACACAGAACAGAAACAGTCGAGATTCAACCAACGCGTCTGCCCGATCTCGGCGCTCGTCCAGAACGACCAGACGAGACGCAAATTTCTCACAGGGTTGGGGACCGCCGGAGCCGCCGGGTTGGCTGGTTGCGCAAGTAGTCCAGGAGAAGGGTCGTCCTCATCGGGTGGAGGGAGCAATAATAGCAACGGCAGCGATAGCAGTGGTAATAGTAGTTCTGTATCAGGGTCGAACGACGCGAAGACGCTTCGGATGAATTCCGTACAGCGGTTCGGAACTATCGACCCAGCCAAAGGGACCGATTACACTCAAACATTGGCGCTGTTGAACATGTACGATCCCCTTGTATTCCCAAATTCTGATGGGGAACTTGAGCCACACCTCGCATCAGAATGGACCGTTTCTGACGACAATCTGACCTACACATTCACGATCAGAAAAGGCGCAACGTTTCATAGTGGTGAGTCGGTAACTGCAGAAGACGTGAAGTTCACCCTTGATCGTTTCATGGATATCAATAAGGGCTTCGCATCCCTATTGAGTAACATACTCAGTAAGGAAAGCGTCACTGTCTCCGATGAACGGACTGTCGAGTTTACGCTTGATCAGGTTCATTCGCCGTTTCTCGCAACGCTCGTTTTGTTGTTTATTGTCGACAAAAAGACAATCCTCGACAACAAAAAAGATGGAGATTACCAAGATCGAGGAGATTACGGTCAAAGCTATCTCAATAATAATGACGCCGGATCCGGACCGTACACTCTCGATTCGTTCGAACGTCAATCCTCAATCTCGTTTGCAAAATACGATGATTACTGGGATGGGTGGGACAAAAACGCCTACGAGGGTGTCGAGGTCAATATTATCACCGAAGATTCGACTGTTCGTTCACTAATGAAAAATGGTGAGCTGGATATGACAAGCCAGTACCAGAGCACTGAGACGTTCCAGGCTTTGGAAAAGATGGAAGGTGTCAGAGTAGAAACGATCCCGACGGTAACTCTATTTTATATGAAAATGAACACGCAGAAATCGCCAACTGACGATCCCGCTGTTCGTAAAGCGATTTCGCATGGGTTCAATTACGAGACCGTCCGATCGGAGATTTCCCCTGGGTCGAAGCAAGCAATCGGACCGCTTGCTCCCTCGTTTAATGCCCACAAAAGCAACATTAAGCAACCGACCTATGACCCAAAACGGGCGAGGCAGATTTTATCCGATGCTGGGTATCAGGAGGGAGATCTCAAAATTTCCCAGGCCTATATTCAGAGTAATAATATGGAAGAAAAAGTGGGGCTACTTTTCCAAGAAAATATGAATGAGATTGGGATTGATGTCGAACTGAATCCACAAACGTGGGGAACGATAACAGAGTTAGCGACGAGCGTCAAAAAGACACCTCACGTGAATCAGGTATTCTACGGACCGGTGTACCCGTCTCCGGATACCGTGTTCTACAACCAGTATCACTCGGAGGCAGCGTCCTCGTGGATCAGTATGTCTCACCTCGAAAATGACAAGGTGGATTCCATGATCGAAGAGGCTCGACAGACCGTCGATGCAGACGCACGAGCTGAAATCTACGGGAAACTACAGAACAAACTAGTCGAGTTAGCCCCGGATATATTCGGTTTCGTTCAGGCCAAAAAACATGGGTTTGCCAAAAGCGTTCAGGGGTATACCTACAGGCCGTCACAGAGCTACGACTACTGGTTCCATAACTACCATCATCAATGA
- a CDS encoding aldolase/citrate lyase family protein: MAEITSLLGFDFAVVDTEHAPTSLETVENLVRAVESGGSAAIVRVPWNDPVRIKRTLEVGSAGLLIPMVETEDEARAAVEAMRYPPDGIRGMASSRASEYGIRFEEYVETANESLLTILQIETERGVTNAADIATVEGVDALLIGPADLSASLGSLGDWEDATVTDAIDTVLDESDVPVGTLAVTNDDIERWVGQGFDFVIVGVDTNYLARSARDAKEIYENAIDHRDRE; encoded by the coding sequence GTGGCTGAGATTACGTCGCTGCTCGGGTTCGACTTCGCCGTCGTCGATACCGAACATGCACCGACCAGTCTCGAAACCGTCGAAAATCTGGTACGGGCGGTCGAATCTGGTGGATCAGCAGCCATCGTCCGCGTTCCGTGGAACGACCCCGTCCGAATCAAGCGCACCCTTGAGGTGGGGTCTGCAGGACTTCTCATACCGATGGTAGAGACTGAAGACGAGGCGCGGGCAGCCGTCGAAGCGATGCGCTATCCACCAGACGGCATCCGAGGAATGGCGAGCTCGCGCGCATCAGAGTACGGGATTCGCTTCGAGGAGTACGTCGAAACGGCTAACGAGTCGCTGCTCACCATCCTTCAGATCGAAACAGAACGCGGCGTCACGAACGCCGCCGACATTGCCACCGTCGAAGGCGTTGACGCGCTGTTGATCGGTCCCGCAGACCTTTCGGCATCGCTCGGCTCACTCGGCGACTGGGAGGATGCGACAGTAACCGACGCCATCGACACCGTTCTCGACGAGAGCGATGTCCCCGTGGGAACGCTTGCGGTCACGAACGATGATATCGAGCGGTGGGTTGGGCAGGGATTCGACTTCGTCATCGTTGGCGTCGATACGAACTATCTCGCTCGAAGTGCGCGAGACGCAAAGGAAATATACGAGAATGCCATCGACCATCGGGATCGAGAATAG
- a CDS encoding pyridoxal phosphate-dependent aminotransferase, giving the protein MDQHIPASLSDNAANLPESGIRKMFNLAEEQDDDLVRLELGEPDFDTPEHIVDAAYEAAQNGATRYTHSAGMPKLRKAVAEMTQESGRKTDSASEVLITTGAIEAIYFALLTTTNPGEEVIVPTPAWSSYYTQAKALGINLTEVPMPEDEGFDISPDRLSNAITDETSCVIINTPCNPTGQVYGEEDLKEVVEIANENGSYVIFDIVYENLSYTDKSPNISAIADDANNVLLAHSFSKTYAMTGWRVGWLIGPEPIIDAGAKLHQATTSCVSSVSQHAALAALNGPQTPSTEMYQAFQSRRDYFVKRVDSIPEITCANPQGTFYAFPNVSALEGSSFEIAKRLLLEYGVVTVPGTSFGAAGSGYLRLSFANSMEQLELALDRLEEMVYDELKIS; this is encoded by the coding sequence ATGGATCAACACATACCTGCCTCTTTGTCCGATAATGCAGCCAACCTTCCTGAGTCAGGGATTCGAAAAATGTTCAATTTGGCAGAGGAGCAGGATGACGACCTCGTTCGACTTGAACTTGGGGAACCAGACTTCGATACTCCTGAGCATATTGTAGATGCAGCTTACGAGGCCGCTCAGAACGGGGCTACTCGATATACACATAGCGCCGGAATGCCGAAATTGCGAAAGGCTGTCGCAGAGATGACCCAAGAGAGTGGAAGAAAAACAGATTCGGCCTCAGAAGTATTGATCACGACGGGAGCCATTGAGGCCATTTATTTCGCTCTCCTTACTACAACAAATCCAGGAGAAGAGGTTATTGTTCCTACCCCCGCTTGGTCAAGCTACTATACACAAGCCAAAGCGTTAGGAATAAACTTGACCGAGGTGCCTATGCCAGAAGATGAAGGATTTGACATTTCTCCGGATCGCCTCTCAAACGCGATAACTGACGAGACTAGTTGTGTAATAATAAACACACCATGTAATCCTACCGGACAAGTGTATGGCGAAGAAGATCTCAAAGAAGTTGTTGAAATAGCAAATGAAAATGGATCTTACGTGATATTCGATATTGTTTACGAGAATCTTAGCTATACAGATAAGTCACCGAATATTTCAGCTATTGCTGATGATGCTAATAACGTGCTATTGGCACACTCATTTTCAAAGACATATGCGATGACTGGATGGCGTGTTGGTTGGCTCATTGGACCCGAACCGATTATTGATGCAGGAGCAAAATTACACCAGGCTACTACCTCTTGTGTCTCTAGTGTCTCTCAACATGCAGCACTTGCGGCTCTGAATGGTCCACAAACCCCGAGTACTGAGATGTATCAGGCGTTTCAGAGCCGTCGAGACTACTTCGTAAAACGAGTGGATTCAATACCAGAAATAACTTGTGCAAATCCACAAGGAACGTTCTATGCATTTCCAAATGTTAGTGCGCTTGAGGGGTCCAGCTTCGAGATAGCTAAGCGGCTGCTCTTAGAGTATGGGGTAGTGACCGTCCCTGGAACCAGTTTCGGGGCCGCAGGCTCAGGCTATCTTCGGTTGAGTTTTGCTAATAGTATGGAACAACTCGAACTCGCACTGGACCGTCTAGAAGAAATGGTCTACGATGAGCTGAAAATTAGCTAA
- the nhaC gene encoding Na+/H+ antiporter NhaC, with protein sequence MAETNNPTSSQEDQITLESTPVTFAGAVTILAVTLLLLIVGSLVFDVDIAILLMLASMFTSTVYIYYYGFSWQEMLENGAIPMLSRAMGAFLILLIVGILIGTWMISGTIPYLMYIGLQVLSPSIFLVATAIILSAGALVTGTSYGAGATFGVALMGVAEGLGIPLAPTAGAVVMGAYFGDKLSPISDTTILASAIAEDDLIDHIRSMLYTTIPGYILGLGVFLVIGLQMGGGSVQSENISAILQALQQTFNLTPILLIPPLLLLGLSYLRYPTVPVLWVSIFAGVPFALFQGYGIAEIAQVMASGPEISTQVDALNELLTRGGVDFLAGVVSVLFFAYLFAGQLEYTRTFEIITSTIRDNFVGDDPGKLVFSTSITGLLTGLGTGNSYLSEIVPGIMYKDSYDNLGVSRSVLSRTLEDSGTVWVPLIPWSAAGLYFSSILGVPTLSYAPWAIMNYTGFMIAWIYAFTDTFIFDQGTMDGTISTDD encoded by the coding sequence GTGGCTGAAACAAACAATCCGACTTCTTCACAGGAAGATCAGATTACTCTTGAATCTACCCCAGTGACGTTTGCAGGCGCTGTTACGATATTGGCCGTCACTCTCTTATTATTGATTGTTGGATCGTTAGTATTTGATGTTGATATAGCTATTCTCCTAATGTTAGCTTCGATGTTTACATCTACAGTCTACATATACTATTATGGTTTCTCTTGGCAAGAAATGTTAGAAAACGGTGCAATACCTATGCTAAGTAGAGCAATGGGCGCGTTTCTCATCTTACTAATTGTAGGTATTCTTATCGGAACGTGGATGATATCAGGAACTATACCATATTTAATGTATATCGGTCTTCAAGTGCTTAGTCCGTCTATATTTTTAGTTGCGACAGCAATAATACTTAGCGCAGGTGCCCTCGTAACGGGTACCTCATACGGCGCGGGAGCTACTTTTGGAGTGGCTCTCATGGGCGTTGCAGAAGGATTAGGCATTCCACTGGCTCCAACTGCTGGAGCAGTTGTCATGGGGGCATATTTTGGTGACAAGTTGAGTCCAATATCGGATACTACCATTTTAGCCTCAGCTATTGCGGAGGATGATCTTATCGACCACATCCGATCTATGCTTTACACTACAATTCCAGGGTATATTTTGGGATTGGGTGTGTTCCTTGTGATAGGGCTTCAGATGGGTGGTGGGTCTGTTCAATCGGAAAATATTTCTGCTATTCTCCAAGCTTTGCAACAGACATTCAACCTGACACCGATTTTGCTAATACCACCACTACTCCTTCTTGGTCTTTCGTATTTGCGTTATCCCACAGTACCTGTTCTATGGGTGTCGATTTTTGCAGGGGTGCCGTTTGCACTCTTCCAAGGATATGGTATTGCTGAGATCGCCCAAGTGATGGCATCTGGGCCAGAAATATCAACTCAGGTGGATGCATTGAACGAGTTGCTCACTCGCGGGGGTGTTGATTTCTTGGCCGGTGTAGTGAGCGTACTCTTCTTTGCTTACCTCTTTGCAGGTCAATTAGAATACACGCGTACGTTCGAGATAATCACATCTACCATTCGAGACAATTTCGTCGGGGACGATCCCGGAAAGCTTGTGTTTAGCACCTCTATAACAGGTCTACTCACAGGTTTGGGCACTGGCAACTCTTACCTCTCGGAAATCGTTCCTGGTATAATGTATAAAGATAGCTATGATAATTTGGGCGTCAGTAGATCAGTCCTTTCTAGAACACTCGAAGATTCAGGGACTGTTTGGGTACCTCTGATTCCTTGGTCTGCAGCGGGGCTTTATTTCTCAAGTATACTTGGAGTTCCGACGCTCTCCTATGCCCCATGGGCTATTATGAACTACACTGGGTTTATGATTGCATGGATATATGCTTTTACTGATACATTTATATTCGACCAGGGTACGATGGATGGCACGATTTCTACAGATGACTGA
- a CDS encoding isoaspartyl peptidase/L-asparaginase → MKTIVHGGVTSETSQQQSVLQKASEAGTQENNPTDAVISAIHILESCDLFNAGTGSAVQSDGIIRTDAGLMTEDLEVGAACSMANIEHAIDVARVVKEKTPHILISGKNAVNLASDFDISTDEDLWTNESRERWESLNHPVAASPKTQLEWLQEHFGGFDTVGAVATDGNNTAAATSTGGRWLALAGRVGDVPQPGSGFYCTPAGGVSTTGAGEDIARTNLSQRTIGYISDGFDPQQAVDQAIEEFVELTDSVAGIIAIDAEGNTGVTDNRNGMVSSITSS, encoded by the coding sequence ATGAAAACTATTGTACACGGAGGCGTCACCAGTGAGACTTCTCAGCAACAATCAGTTCTGCAGAAGGCCTCAGAAGCAGGGACACAAGAAAATAATCCCACCGATGCCGTGATTTCCGCCATTCATATTTTAGAATCATGTGATCTCTTCAATGCTGGTACTGGAAGCGCTGTACAGTCTGATGGGATTATTCGGACAGATGCTGGACTAATGACCGAGGATCTCGAAGTTGGTGCAGCGTGTTCAATGGCGAATATAGAGCATGCTATTGATGTCGCTAGAGTAGTGAAAGAAAAAACGCCTCACATATTGATTTCGGGGAAGAATGCAGTCAATCTCGCATCTGACTTTGACATAAGTACTGATGAGGACCTCTGGACAAACGAATCACGTGAGAGGTGGGAAAGTCTTAACCATCCAGTAGCTGCCTCACCAAAGACACAATTAGAATGGCTACAAGAACACTTTGGTGGTTTTGACACTGTGGGTGCAGTAGCTACTGATGGCAACAATACCGCTGCGGCGACCTCCACAGGCGGGCGGTGGCTAGCTCTGGCTGGCAGAGTTGGTGATGTTCCGCAGCCAGGATCCGGATTTTATTGTACGCCCGCTGGCGGTGTAAGTACTACTGGGGCTGGCGAAGATATTGCACGGACGAACCTCTCTCAACGTACTATTGGATATATATCTGACGGCTTTGATCCTCAGCAAGCTGTTGACCAAGCTATTGAGGAATTTGTCGAATTGACCGATTCTGTAGCCGGCATCATAGCTATCGATGCTGAAGGAAACACTGGTGTCACGGATAATCGAAACGGGATGGTAAGTTCTATAACGAGCAGTTGA
- a CDS encoding transcription initiation factor IIB yields MVDTTQTERVASEDSTDATETERTSAGQTLSVCPECDGRLAHDHKHGETACVECGFIIDENEIDHGPEWRAYTAGERGQRSRVGSPTTKMLHDEGVSTEIGWRNQDAYGNRLSSRQRQKMNRLRTWHTRLQTANAQERNLKYALGEIERMASALGVPQPTRETAGVIYRRALDEDLLRGRSIEGMSTVAVYAAARQAGIPRSLDEVAAVSRIERLRITRAYRHLTRELGLEIEPADPLDYLPRFASELDLSEEATQRSRALLTTVIETEESYLSGKNPVGLAAAAVYAGALLTNEKVTQPAVGEVADISTVTIRKRYQDLLEIGEDLQVP; encoded by the coding sequence ATGGTCGACACCACACAAACCGAACGCGTGGCAAGCGAAGACAGCACGGACGCAACCGAGACCGAACGCACCAGCGCCGGGCAGACACTCTCCGTCTGCCCGGAGTGCGACGGTCGTCTCGCACACGATCACAAACACGGTGAGACCGCCTGTGTTGAGTGTGGCTTCATCATCGATGAGAACGAGATCGATCACGGCCCCGAGTGGCGGGCTTACACCGCCGGCGAACGCGGCCAGCGCTCGCGCGTCGGCTCACCCACGACGAAGATGCTCCACGACGAGGGTGTCTCCACTGAGATCGGCTGGCGGAATCAGGATGCCTATGGAAACCGTCTGTCGAGCCGGCAGCGCCAGAAGATGAACCGGCTTCGGACGTGGCACACCCGCTTGCAGACCGCCAACGCCCAAGAGCGCAACCTCAAGTACGCCCTCGGCGAAATCGAGCGGATGGCGAGTGCTCTCGGCGTGCCGCAACCGACCCGAGAAACCGCGGGCGTGATTTACCGCCGGGCCCTTGACGAAGACTTGCTGCGTGGTCGGTCGATCGAGGGGATGAGCACGGTTGCGGTGTACGCTGCCGCGCGACAGGCCGGGATCCCCCGATCGCTCGACGAAGTCGCTGCTGTGTCTCGTATCGAGCGACTCCGGATCACACGAGCGTATCGCCACCTTACCCGCGAGTTAGGGCTCGAAATCGAGCCTGCGGACCCGTTGGATTACCTTCCCCGATTCGCTTCGGAGCTCGATCTGTCCGAAGAGGCCACCCAACGGAGCCGTGCCCTGCTCACCACGGTGATCGAAACTGAGGAGAGCTATCTGAGCGGGAAGAATCCCGTGGGGCTTGCAGCTGCTGCGGTTTACGCTGGAGCATTGCTCACGAACGAGAAAGTTACTCAGCCAGCCGTTGGCGAAGTGGCCGACATCTCGACGGTCACCATCCGCAAGCGATACCAAGACCTGCTCGAAATCGGCGAAGACCTACAAGTTCCGTAA
- a CDS encoding TetR/AcrR family transcriptional regulator, which produces MDADTTDQPSTQSEIMEATYQALCEHGYANLTIQAIANEFPKSKSLLYYHYDTKDEILIAFLEHMLDEFTIEDAIDTENSPDEQLWTLIDEFLPASPDDEQRESQVALFELRSRALSDTAYSEQFARADHLIYETLETVLAAGVDDGTFRDVDVETTTELLVSSINGAMLRRATTAEDLTAQTRAAVTGFVESHLLTE; this is translated from the coding sequence ATGGACGCGGACACGACCGACCAACCCAGTACGCAGTCGGAGATCATGGAAGCAACCTATCAGGCGCTCTGCGAGCACGGTTACGCCAATCTCACGATTCAGGCGATCGCCAACGAGTTTCCGAAGAGCAAATCGTTGCTGTACTACCACTACGACACGAAAGACGAGATTCTCATCGCTTTTCTAGAACATATGCTCGACGAGTTCACCATCGAGGACGCAATCGACACCGAAAACAGTCCCGACGAGCAGTTGTGGACACTCATCGACGAGTTCCTGCCGGCGTCGCCAGACGACGAGCAACGCGAGTCACAGGTCGCACTGTTCGAGTTGCGCTCGCGGGCGCTCTCGGATACGGCCTACTCCGAGCAGTTCGCCCGCGCCGACCATCTCATCTACGAGACGCTCGAAACCGTCCTCGCGGCCGGTGTCGACGACGGAACGTTCCGAGACGTCGATGTCGAGACGACCACGGAACTGCTCGTGTCGAGCATCAACGGGGCGATGCTTCGGCGTGCGACGACGGCTGAGGACCTCACGGCCCAGACCCGCGCAGCGGTAACAGGGTTCGTCGAATCACATCTCCTCACCGAATAG